Genomic segment of Marmota flaviventris isolate mMarFla1 chromosome 4, mMarFla1.hap1, whole genome shotgun sequence:
ATTAGTTCGGTGGAATGTACAAGTCATAACAAGTTAACCTTCTTTTCAGCAAACCTGATATGTAAAAATCTAGATTCACAAATAGAcaaatttgaaatattctttaGTCTTGTGAGATGGATGATTCACCTCATGTTCTTTAGATGACATGAcatgacattaaaaatattatttgcttttccAAAGTGCagtttttcacttaacattttaGGAATTCTTGCATCGTGAGATTCTGTATTTTGGGATTTTCTATTCAGACCTACTTCATGAATGCCTATTTTGTGCCATGTTTTAGGTGTTAGAAATATAATTGGCCTTAGAAACTAGGCAATACTTACTGCTGGCTCTGGAACTGCTATGAGTTTTAAATCTGGGTTCCATGATCTTGGGCATGTTAGtctttctctcttcatttataagaaaatatcagTATCTTTCTTGGGTTGTTTGAGGATTAACTGAGATAATTGTGTTCATAGCATAGTATCTTGTACATAGTAAAACACTTAACAGACGTTACTTTTTATTAATTACATTTCAAATGCTTAAGTTAGTTAGCcatatacattttgaaaatatagtaaaaGCCATCAGGAATGtttgtattttgcatattttaaagttGGTGCTAAAATCATTGCATGGGCTAATTCCAAATACAAGAGAATATATGTTTAGCTCAGGGCAACTATAGTAACCTTTTTATTGCCTTTCTTTAACAAAAGACAGATAAAGATTCACTTTGTGATTTATTCTTTACAGTATTTACTTATAAGATTTGAGAAAAATTCTTCATTGATTGcaaacaaaatgtgataaaagCTTCATTCTGGATTATAGTCGGCATTTTGTATGATTTCTTGAGTTTTTTGAatagaatatatttctaaatgattTCAGAAAACACTAAAACCTAGGTGTTTTCTATTCATAGCGCAATATCACAGGCATTTGAATATGTAAGTCCAAAtacaagtaatttttaatttcagaaggTGCATTTAGAACTGGAGATgcatctcagtggcagagtgctttcgtgcatgcatgaggccctgtgttcgacTCCTAGtgccacatacacatacaaataacacaaataataataatgtacattTATGAAAAGTTACAAGGATAACCAGTCTAGtcaaattttcttctaaattattaCATTGTTTTATAATACTGTGATTTATCAGAAGCTTGAGGAGAAATTAAATGCATCTAGATATGATTTGTTTGcttgttatatataaaaatgaatctgATTTCTTTAGtggtttctcaaaatattaactttgttatgtaaaatttaatttatctttttgtgaATTGATGCAAAATCTTACTTGTAATAACTTCTAAGGAGATGGTTCAACCATATCTCCTGTAAAATATATCAGTCAGGGCTGTTTTTATTATCAGTAATGAAATCTTGTTAGAGCAAATCTGACTTTGACATTAAATTACTACCATTTTTTGTGTATTGAAGTAAAatgccaaagaaaaataaatccatacaCTGGAGCAGTATATAAACATTTCAATTATAGTGACTTAGATTTTActatttttccctatttttttttttttttttttttttagttcctttaGGTCCTGATTAAACCATTTAAAGTAAGTAGGAAAATTTGCtattttaacaaaaacattttcctcTCAGTATACATAAAGGAAAAACTGTGTAATTGATGTGGAGTTTACTGTTGTTTTTAGTGTGAATTTTTCAAAAGACTTTTTGGGATAATAGgtttaaaaagatttcttttaCACAGCCAACTTTTATATTACCCTAAATATTGTAACTGAAAATCACTTATAGTTCTGTGAATAAGTATTAGCTTTATTCATTCTAACTTTTTATGAGTAGTCAAAATTTTGGTATGTATACTAATTTAACAGTATCACCCCAGTCAACATTTTCAGAAATCTTTTGTTGAGGTTCATTAAATCTAAGATTTAgttatcaattttaatattttatttttaaaggagcaAATTTAAGATATAATATGTTCTTAGAAACCAAAGAATGAGTGCATAGAAATGATTTAGCTGTTCTTTGTGTGGGGGAAAGGGGGATGCACTCACATTTAAAGAGTTCAGATTGTAGATTATCTAATTAAAGCAACCACAtgtaaaacagtttttaaaaattagcatggGTAAATCAACACAACTCTCATGTCTAAGATTTAGCATCAACATAGTTATTGAAAAGAATCAATAAAGTTCTTCCATGACAATAATGTTTAGTGatgttcatttaatatttttgagcttGAAAAATGAACACATATTTAGATGATTGTGAAAATGGTCTTCTTTATTATTCTAATACCATGCACTCCATTGAGAATATTATTCATGCTGTATTGGAGCTCAGTGTGCAAAGAAATGAATTTGCTGATTTTTGTTACTCATAAGACCAGCCAGGGTTACTATAGCCTTCTGGTCGATTACATCAGTGCATAAATAATAATGTGTGAAATCATCAAGTGTACTACTTGTTTTTAAAGTGACACATGTAACTTTTTTATCATTATAATACAAGCAAAGAAGCTAGCagtgcttttaattattttttattgtcatcAAGCAGTTTTCTAGGAATTCTCAGCAAATTATCAATTAAGCTATAATTCCAGCGTGAGATACAGAAATTGTGAATAAGCTTTTGGTGCCTgctattaaaaatcaaatcaatagCTTTAACAGCTTTATACAATCTCATTTTGTTTCACTATAGCTCTGCTCCAGGTAGATCTGCACATCTGTTTTGCTTTCAGTGGTAATTTACCAGTTCAGTTTCTTTGTAAATTTCTGCCATAAGTAGAAAGGATTTTAAACCTTAAAAGccccttaaaatattttattaccatttatttGAAATGCGCTACAGATAATGTACATGCTTGTTTTTTGTGCAAGTACCCAAGACATTCTGATTAAAAGACAgcttaaggaaaaataaacaaatagcaaAAAGCATTCAGTCTTTATTTATAGAATATAGAAGATTACTGTTTTCATTTTAGGTGGAAGAGTCCAATCTGCAGGAACACCCCAGAGAAGAACATCTTTAGCGATACAATTTACATACCATTAGCTCACAGTACTTGATTAGCAGCAGGGCTCTGTAGTACAGAGCTAGCTGGGCACGCTATTTGGGATGCCTTTGATGCTGTGGTTTTCCGAAGCTTGCTGGCTGCATGCTTGTTGTCTTTGTTCATAAGACAGGTAATTACTTGATAAAATGAAGTGCATCGCTGTGAACAATTGACCCTTTGGAACAATCCAGGCTGGTCAGCAGTCTAAAACCACACTTTAACGCCATCATTATAGCCTCAAACTTCAGAGTTTCCAAGGTACAGACAAAGGTGTTGTCTTCCTTTAGTACCAGTCGAGTGCCATTTTCAGACTTTATGAAGTATTTAAATTGAATGATATTTGACGATATTGAAAACTCCTCTGGAAATCCATCCAGCCTGCTTTTAGACACCAGAACAATTCGAGATTTAATTTTTGATATGAAATCAGGAGCATTACAGAAGATCCTCAGTCCTTGTGAACGATCATGGTTATCTGTTATTTCCAAGAAAGTGGTTTCTCTGGGTGTTAGCTGCTCTTTTTCCCACCTGGATTTCACTTCCTCCGCCAGTCCCTTGAGCTGAAAGAATTCTGCTTCTTGTGCGAGAAGTTGATTTTCTCGAAACCCTTCTGGCAACAGAAGTTCTCCATTTCGTAGGAAGTTTAGGACATGCCTGAAGAGGAGTCCATCCCTGTCTATGAAATAATGGCCATCAGCATCAAATGGACAAAGGATTTTCCCATTTACTATACCTTCAAGGAAAGTGTCTGGGTACTTGGTCAGTGTCTGTTTTTGAGTAATGTATAAATATCCACCAACGTTGAGAGTCATCAGTGTAGATTTGCAGTTCTTTCCTTGGTCAGTGTCTTCCAGGCTGTTGTGTTTCccttcatattctttttctttttctcttctgattattttACGCTCCATTTCTGAAGATGCTATTTTAGCTTGTTCTTCTTGGCTTGAggcttttaaaacagaaacactaCCATACAAACACGCCTTTATTCAGTCCCAGCCTGGCGATGGAATGGAAATGCTGGCAGCATCGCCTGTGCTGTCAGCTTGGTTTTGCAGTAGGTGGCGTGTCGGCTATGTATGCAGGAGCTTTCTGGAGTAAGATGGAAAAGAGAATTTGCATTTAACCGTATCAGGGCAGGGAATTGTTGTGAAGGGTTTTTATGTATATTCTTTGAAGTACTAAGAATTACTCAGAATAAATTGATTTTCCTCTTACCAGTTTAACAGTTACATGTTTTTAATTCTACAAAAATGTGAATTTctatcattttcaaaatgtttaaattatttctcaGCCAGTCAGGCTTAATATTGAAtaatgctgtcattttttttttttttgataaatagcAAATGTTccttaatgtcattttaaaagtaaatcatAAGTAGGAAACTAAGCTGAAAGGGCCTAGGTGTATagaattttctcttctataaaaagTCACATATTTCACAGTAGTGTAGTCATCATTTTTGAGACCCAAGTAAGAATATTTAAACCTGTTGTTTGTGGCATCATACTTGAATTTGTTTGGATTTGCATGTGATTCTGATTTGGGGTTCTTGGTTAAGTAGGAATAAATTTTCAtaacatattttaacaaaataatttattattattatttttttaaccttaaaggaaaaataaaataggcattGTAGTACTCtttcacgtttttttttttttttttggttatgatTTCCTGTGAAATATATATGAGTTTGTTTCACCCTAAACCTGCTTCAGTGCTAAACAAAGACTACTGTAGAAAATAAGGCACTGTGTGTATGcggtatgtgtgcatgtgtgctggGGAGATAGGAGAAAGATGAAGATTCAGAATATCTACTACAGAATAATGTCACAGGCAagtttgtttgttatttgttggcttatttcacaaagGGTCAAAGAACTGTGTGACTGTGATGCCCCCGCTTCCTCTATAACTTGCCTTCCAAAGCATTTTATGTTATGAAGCTTTAACTTCTAAAATTTAAAGGCACAGTGGTGAGAAATGTGAACCCTTGACCTACCTGTCTACTAAATTATTCTGAAGAATTACATTGTTTTTAGAGTtagactttaaatttaaattaaattgatttATGTTTCTATTGCactaaaggtattttaaaattattcagctGTATGTTGTTAGAAGTATtagattcctttaaaaatgtccaccttttattttctctcaacaGTGTTAGATTTCCTTCAGATATAAAAGATAATATTCTTAACTGTGTGTATCATTGAGATTATCAAAAGCCCATTGAATTTGGACTTGAAAACTGAGGCATATTTTCAGAGCTGAATTTTTGCTTAGAAATGATGAGATTCAACTGTCTCATTTTACAAAAGTTAAAATTGCATTCCAGacaattttagtgttttatattGGACTTTACAACTTGTTAATGGCAAAGCCAATACTTAGTCTAATGTTTCCTCTCAGTCTTAACAGCATTTTAATGAGTTTGCTCTTGTATTCTGACAGTCTCATGTCTGCATTGATTTTGCTGTTTCAGAATCAGATATTTTGTATacataaaacttttaaagaaatacttaATAGATTTGGAGGAGGGACACAGATTGGAAATGTGGCATGGATTCTTATGTTACCATTACAGATGGTCACTACATACAAGTAGCATAATATAATAGTagaattaacaaaaatataacagtttcatttatgaattttatgGGACACTAGGATCAATACAGCATGACTGTAGTATAGTGATGGAGACGGTGCTAGAATTTTctcatatgttaaataaaataatgtgtttatATGCTATGTAATGCTGCATTGCTTCTTTATACCCTGTTTGACCTGTCTACAGACAGGTATGAGACTCTGGGGAAGTCTTGACACTCTTTCTGCTAGAGGATGGGCTTCCATGGGAgcaaggaggtaggag
This window contains:
- the Kctd4 gene encoding BTB/POZ domain-containing protein KCTD4, yielding MERKIIRREKEKEYEGKHNSLEDTDQGKNCKSTLMTLNVGGYLYITQKQTLTKYPDTFLEGIVNGKILCPFDADGHYFIDRDGLLFRHVLNFLRNGELLLPEGFRENQLLAQEAEFFQLKGLAEEVKSRWEKEQLTPRETTFLEITDNHDRSQGLRIFCNAPDFISKIKSRIVLVSKSRLDGFPEEFSISSNIIQFKYFIKSENGTRLVLKEDNTFVCTLETLKFEAIMMALKCGFRLLTSLDCSKGSIVHSDALHFIK